One Rosa chinensis cultivar Old Blush chromosome 5, RchiOBHm-V2, whole genome shotgun sequence genomic region harbors:
- the LOC112202410 gene encoding probable leucine-rich repeat receptor-like serine/threonine-protein kinase At3g14840: MVGIGDLGSRVRGPLVFCYSAYSYFLRTNCGGNAHKDISTSIQYEADINQGGPSSFYESNSNWGFSSTGYYPDDDSSQDTFIVSNISTLSMRNPQLYMTARVSPISLTYFGFCLMNGNYTVRLHFAEIMFTNDKTYRSLGRRIFDVYIQGKRVEKDFNIADVAGGNGILVIRNYTASVTTRTLEIRFFWNGKGTQAIPRRGVYGPLISAISVDPNFIPPKEPSQGGGSGISAGEVVGIVAGGVFIILVILCILWWKGFIGPPNTLEQDLKGVDLQTGKFTLRQIKTATNNFDIANKIGEGGFGPVYRGLLSDNTAIAVKKLSAKSKQGNREFVNEIGMISALQHPHLVKLYGCCIEGNNLLLVYEYMENNSLARALFGPKENQVKLDWPTRHRICVGIARGLAYLHEESRWKIVHRDIKATNVLLDKNLFPKISDFGLAKLDEDDNTHISTRIAGTFGYMAPEYAMRGYLTDKADVYSFGILVLEMVSGRCNTTYRSKEECFYLLDWALLLKERASLLDMVDPRLDSEFNKAEMINTINIALLCANASSAVRPAMSSVVSMLEGRASVQEVVFDPNASINEINAMRRHFQSNIEENNGDPESQRRTMSIEGSWTASTTSAQDLYPVRPDSYYWENRN, encoded by the exons ATGGTAGGGATTGGAGATTTAGGATCTAGGGTTAGAGGTCCATTGGTGTTCTGTTATTCAGCAT ACTCGTACTTTCTCCGTACAAATTGTGGTGGAAATGCTCATAAAGATATCAGCACATCCATACAATATGAAGCAGATATCAATCAAGGTGGACCTTCATCATTTTATGAAAGCAATAGCAACTGGGGGTTTAGCAgcactggttactaccctgatGATGACAGTTCTCAAGACACCTTTATTGTGTCTAATATATCTACACTCTCTATGCGCAATCCTCAACTGTACATGACGGCACGCGTTTCACCCATCTCTCTAACTTATTTTGGGTTTTGCCTGATGAATGGAAACTACACAGTGAGGCTCCATTTTGCAGAGATAATGTTTACAAATGACAAAACATATCGTAGCTTGGGAAGGCGTATATTTGATGTTTACATTCAG GGGAAACGAGTGGAGAAGGATTTTAATATTGCGGATGTAGCAGGTGGGAATGGTATATTAGTCATAAGAAACTATACTGCTTCTGTAACAACTCGTACCTTGGAGATTCGTTTCTTTTGGAATGGGAAAGGAACACAGGCTATCCCTAGAAGAGGAGTCTATGGTCCTCTTATATCAGCCATTTCTGTAGACCCAA ATTTTATACCCCCGAAAGAACCCTCGCAAGGAGGTGGAAGTGGTATATCCGCAGGTGAAGTGGTTGGAATTGTGGCTGGaggagtgttcataatattagtGATTTTATGTATTCTTTGGTGGAAAGGCTTCATAGGACCACCAAATACTTTGGAACAAG ATTTGAAGGGTGTGGACCTGCAGACTGGCAAATTTACCTTGAGGCAAATCAAAACTGCCACAAACAACTTTGACATAGCGAACAAGATTGGAGAAGGTGGTTTTGGTCCTGTTTACAGG GGCCTTCTATCAGACAACACTGCAATTGCTGTTAAGAAGCTTTCAGCCAAATCGAAGCAAGGGAATCGTGAATTTGTGAATGAGATAGGCATGATTTCTGCTTTGCAACACCCTCACCTTGTCAAGCTTTATGGATGCTGTATTGAAGGAAATAACTTGTTGCTTGTCTATGAGTACATGGAAAACAATAGTCTCGCACGTGCTCTATTTG GCCCAAAAGAAAATCAGGTGAAGTTGGACTGGCCAACAAGGCATAGGATTTGTGTTGGTATAGCCAGAGGTTTGGCTTACCTCCATGAGGAATCAAGGTGGAAGATCGTTCATAGAGACATCAAAGCTACTAATGTGCTACTTGATAAAAATCTTTTCCCAAAGATATCTGACTTTGGATTGGCCAAGCTTGATGAAGACGATAATACCCACATAAGCACTCGGATTGCTGGAACTTT TGGTTATATGGCACCTGAATATGCAATGCGGGGTTATCTAACTGATAAAGCAGATGTTTATAGTTTCGGAATTCTTGTATTGGAAATGGTCAGTGGAAGGTGCAATACAACTTACCGCTCAAAGGAAGAATGTTTTTATCTTCTAGATTGG GCACTTCTTCTAAAAGAGAGAGCAAGTTTGTTGGACATGGTGGATCCAAGGTTGGACTCAGAGTTTAACAAAGCAGAGATGATTAATACGATCAATATTGCTCTCCTTTGTGCTAATGCTTCTTCAGCAGTTAGGCCCGCTATGTCTTCAGTGGTGAGCATGCTTGAAGGTAGAGCTTCCGTTCAGGAGGTGGTCTTTGATCCAAACGCCTCAATTAATGAAATCAATGCGATGAGGAGACATTTTCAATCCAATATTGAAGAAAACAATGGTGACCCTGAGAGTCAGAGACGAACTATGTCAATTGAAGGGTCGTGGACCGCTTCAACTACATCTGCTCAAGACCTCTATCCAGTCCGCCCTGATTCATATTATTgggaaaatagaaattag